A portion of the Sabethes cyaneus chromosome 3, idSabCyanKW18_F2, whole genome shotgun sequence genome contains these proteins:
- the LOC128739462 gene encoding uncharacterized protein LOC128739462 produces MATLGNYLLPSLVVWCWSLVFAQYYSINLGGIDETLVAQPVPAPPAPPTGGLTQEVRPKITPLDAMIDRTNYLGFRILYLHSKGNKNNIAFSPCALASILVALYEGADGKSAAEIHETLVLPYDKDILRVGYRDIHRRLRSYFYRTENLLSGLSLSSENITIRPEYESILKFYGYDLENIPEMKMQTTTQIPTSPGATESDTSTSDYEMTSSSEEEQSTTEATPTTIDLSMGSAGEEDQEEEEEEAQSTTEGTEPPTGDDATESTAATADEETTTEAGEVTQDEEVSDATTEEPTEAAPAEEPAEGGEKRRRNLRKRGQKSKQLQRQKLQRKRIPRSKRSPEEIDVISHQRFLQNFLLQDVTTSSPFASFPAFSERTNQFQQDRLLDDTIEHNFYLSESETVKVPYKIYNTILKYAYIDRLQSTVLELELDSDDYKLIIILPDYEFGLSNLMKLLQIGENVPNLRDIVKQMSPSWVKTIVPKFNLKGNIILTSDLQNMGINDIFEPTRADFTPMTEDTLICAKHIEQSININIRTQSLQQLKRFTSLYKNPIELAINYPFLFCILDKEMDLALITGRILNPLNSRIH; encoded by the exons ATGGCCACCTTAGGGAATTATTTGCTACCGTCGCTGGTAGTGTGGTGCTGGTCCTTGGTTTTTGCTCAATATTACAGCATCAATCTGGGAGGTATTGATGAAACGCTAGTGGCCCAACCGGTCCCGGCTCCTCCTGCGCCTCCGACGGGAGGCCTTACGCAGGAGGTGCGACCAAAAATTACTCCTCTGGATGCGATGATCGACAGGACAAACTATCTCGGTTTTCGGATTTTGTATTTGCACTcgaaaggaaataaaaataacattgcCTTTTCACCATGTGCTCTGGCGAGCATTCTAGTGGCACTGTACGAGGGAGCCGATGGTAAGAGTGCGGCGGAAATACACGAGACTCTTGTGCTGCCATACGATAAGGATATTTTACGAGTCGGCTATCGGGATATTCATCGACGCTTGAGGAGTTATTTTTACCGCACGGAGAACCTGCTCAGTGGACTTAGTTTAAGCAGCGAGAACATCACTATTCG TCCAGAATATGAATCAATACTCAAATTTTACGGCTACGATTTGGAAAACATTCCGGAAATGAAAATGCAAACCACAACTCAGATTCCAACGTCTCCCGGAGCAACAGAATCGGATACCTCGACCAGTGATTACGAAATGACATCCAGCAGTGAAGAGGAACAATCCACAACCGAGGCGACTCCCACCACCATCGATTTATCGATGGGTTCCGCGGGAGAAGAAGACCAggaagaagaagaggaagaagcaCAAAGTACAACCGAAGGAACAGAACCACCGACAGGTGATGATGCGACTGAATCGACAGCCGCTACTGCAGATGAAGAAACCACAACCGAAGCTGGCGAAGTTACACAGGATGAGGAGGTGTCGGATGCCACGACTGAAGAACCGACCGAAGCGGCACCGGCAGAGGAGCCTGCGGAAGGCGGAGAAAAGCGTCGCAGAAATCTGAGAAAACGAGGACAGAAATCGAAGCAACTGCAACGACAAAAATTACAAAGAAAGAGAATTCCTCGAAGCAAGCGAAGTCCGGAGGAAATCGACGTTATCAGTCATCAGCGTTTCCTGCAAAACTTTTTACTTCAAGACGTTACAACGTCCTCTCCATTTGCTTCCTTCCCGGCCTTCTCCGAACGAACCAATCAATTTCAGCAAGATCGACTTCTCGATGACACCATCGAGCATAATTTCTATTTGAGTGAATCTGAAACGGTTAAAGTGCCGTACAAAATTTACAACACAATACTAAAATATGCCTATATCGACCGCCTTCAATCAACAGTGCTAGAGCTGGAGCTAGACTCTGATGACTACAAGCTAATCATCATCCTTCCGGACTACGAGTTCGGACTGAGTAACCTAATGAAACTGCTACAAATTGGCGAAAACGTTCCAAATCTAAGGGACATCGTCAAACAAATGAGTCCATCCTGGGTGAAAACAATCGTACCGAAATTCAACCTAAAGGGTAATATTATTTTAACTAGCGATCTACAAAAC ATGGGCATCAACGACATATTCGAACCAACGCGCGCCGACTTCACGCCCATGACGGAAGATACGCTAATCTGTGCGAAGCACATCGAACAGTCGATCAACATCAACATTCGCACGCAATCGCTACAGCAGCTCAAAA GATTTACATCACTGTACAAAAACCCCATCGAGCTGGCTATCAATTACCCATTCCTGTTCTGTATATTGGACAAAGAAATGGACTTGGCGCTAATAACCGGTCGAATATTGAATCCACTAAATTCACGGATTCACTAA